From Daucus carota subsp. sativus chromosome 6, DH1 v3.0, whole genome shotgun sequence:
ACATACTATTGAATTTCTTGACACGAGCTACCTGTCAATGCATCTCTTTACAAGTGCTTCTCATTTTTGGTTAGGTAATAGCTACCAATTaccatttgtttttttattgaaaGGAGCTATCATTAGTTATCTTACGGTTCACTTGAGACTTATTTTTTGCATTATATAATTGTTACCTATAATTTGGGAATCAATACAACACAAATCACTGTGTAGTAGATTAATATTGCTTTCATCCGAGTCCCCAACTTTCTGCTTATAGTTTCTCTTTGGAGCAAGCCATTGCACTTTCTTATGTAAAAATTCTGCAtttcacattttattttattgttaataatcTTTTATCTTCCATCTCATACAACTAGGATCTTTGGTTGCTATGGTACTATATCCTTACATTGTTTCTAGTTAGTCTATGCTAGCTTACATCATTGGGAATACTGGTCCCATGTTACTGATAGTATTTATCTTTCAGGGCCTTGAATCTGATGGTCTGCATGATCACCTGAGCTTATTTGCTGAATCTTTAACTAAATCAAGGGCAATGATGTACCCTTCTGAAAGGAAGATATCAAAATTAGGTGAAATGTTGCCTAGTTTAGCTGAGGTTGTTGATAAGGAACATAAAAGGCTTCTTGCTCGGAAGTCAGTTATAGAGAAAAGAAAGGAAGAACAAGAACGCCATCTTCTGGAACTGGTATCTTAAATAAGATGTTTTgacatttcttatttttttttaatttgaatattattatttgtgGGAATTAGGATCAGTAATAtgctcttcttcttttttggtAGGAACGGGAGGAAGAAACAAAAAGGCTTAAGTTGCAGAAAATAACTGAAGAAGCAGAGCAGAAAAGGCTTGCATCTGAATATGAGCAGAGGAAAAACCAACGAATCTTAAGGGAAATAGAAGAGCGGGAGCTTGAAGAAGCACAAGCATTGCTTCAAGAGGCCGAAAAGCGTAGTAAAAAGAAGGGAAAGAAGCCACTCATAGATGGAGTAAGTTAAACTTATATTCAACTTTCAAAAGAATCAGAGCCAATATTGACATTTTATCTTGTTAGATGCCAAAATTGACATTTACTTGTGTAATCAGGAAAAAGTGACAAAGCAATCATTGATGGAGTTGGCTCTTAATGAACAAATAAGAGAAAAGCAAGAAATGGAGAAAAGATTGCAAAAACTTGGTAAAACAATGGACTACTTGGAAAGGGCAAAAAGAGAAGAGGCTGCCCCGTTGATCGAAGCAGCATTTCAACGTCGCTTGTCAGAAGAAAAGGTGCTTCATGAACATGAACAACAGGTATtatgtattaattttatatgttgttggcagaaataaattttaagatcGGCAAACTTATGTTCTTCCAGAGGAATCCTACCTCATAATCTTGATGCTTAAAAGCTTGCTGGAACACTAAGTATGGTTTATTGTTTTTTGATATCTATCTTAAACTGACATGGCTGTCACACTGATAAATATAACAACTATGTATACTATCGTATTATTAGTTCTTTATTTGGTGGGAAGAATGATTAGGTAATAACCTAAGAGTTCCTTTTACTTGCTAACTTGTGTTCCATGTACTACTTTTTAGCAAGAGATAGAGCTAAGCAGGCAGCGTCATGATGGAGACCTTAAGGAAAAGAATAGACTGCTGAGGATATCGGAGAATAAGGTAGGTACTCGTCAACATTGTGTATGGCCTAATTAGTTAGTTTCTGACTTCTAGTATGTGTTTCCCAACCAGGCAGAATCAAGTTCTTATCTTCTATATGTTTTAGTGATTATATTTCCTAGGAATTTAGTGCCATCCAATATATATACTGGGGATGGTTTGTCTACTTCTGTTGGTATGAAGAAAATGTCATATTTCCTtttatggttttttttttctgcaGACACAATTCCAGAATAAAGTTGTAAAAGGTAGGCAAGTTGAGTATGAGAGGTTGAGAGTTGAAAGAGATGCAAGGATTAATGAAATTCTTCGGGCACGGAAGCAGGAGAGAGAAAGTAAAAGAAAAATGTTGTTCTATTTGAGCGTTGAGGAGGCGAGGCTGAAGAAGCTGCAGGAAGAGGAGGAAGCTCGCAAGCTTATAGGTACTTCCTTTTACCAGACTATTTATGCAATATTTTGGAAAAGTATCTGTAGCATGTTTGACAAGTATGTTTAATTATACTCTGGAGGTCAATATGGGATACTACCTCAAAATGTCCACAAGAATAGTGCAAATGCATTCTGTAAAAGGACACTCTTTGTAGTGGAAGTGGTCGCTGCAGGAGCCCTTATTGTTGAACTGCTCTCTCCGACACATGCTATCTTATCCTGTACCCTGTATTGATTATGATACATTGACCCGGGAAAATATTTAATCTCTGTTGTCTTCTATGACATACTTTATGCAGAGGCTGAGAGACTCAAGAAAGAGGAAGCTGAGAAGAGGGCAAGGTTGGATAGAATTGCTGAGATCCAGAGGCAAAGGGAGCAAGAAATTGAAGAaaggaggaaagcaagtgaaggACTTTCCAGGCCTTCTGAACTCTCTGGTGGATCTCGTCCATTGGAGGCACCACCCGCCCCAACAGCAGCACCTGCTGCTGCCGCTGCTGCACCAACTCCAGGAAAATATGTGCCTAGGTTCCGTCGAGCTGAAGGGCAGGCTCCCCCTCCGGAACCTGACCGGTGGGGCAGCGGCAGACAAGATGATCGGACACTGCCGCCTCCTGGGGGCGACAGGTGGCGTGGTGGTGGTCAAAGACAATCTTGGGGAGCATCCAGGATCCCTCCAAGGGGTGGCTAATTCTGTACCCAACAGGCGGTGAAATATAATTCTTTGTGAAATAGTGAGTGGATTCGGAACTTGATGAAAGTGCTTAAGATTTTGGTTTTATTGTTTCTCAAATCGAGTTTTCATGATATCTAGACCTGGACGCGCTAAACATTGGTACTAAGATATGTGATGAAGTTTTGGGCAATAAAGTTCTTCATTTGGACAGCTGATTGACTTTGAGTAGAAGATTTTATGAGTTTTTCCGCAGGGATGATCACTCTTTCACTTGCTTAGATGTTGTAGCCTCGTATTTAAACATTTTGTGATTGAACTCAATAAAACGAATAATGTTAATTTTGCTAAATAATAGCCACCTGGCTGCTTTGTGGATGCACATAAATTATGCTACAGATCCGTGTAGGATAAAGGAGGATAAAGATTTGCTTGCAAGTGTCCACCACGGCGCCACCTATACTCGAactttataagttttttttttctttctaaagAATGAGGAAAGTTTGTAAGAAGCTGAAAAGCATTAGTAGATTTTAGAATGTGGGTTTCTAGAATGACGTCCTTGTAGTTGGTATCTtcaaattatatgattttattttcgTCATAATCTTCGAAAGCTCTTTCAACCTCATACAAAATAGCATTTCTGAAGAGCAATTTCAGTGGAGTTGCGAGCATTGAGTTTCTTCTCAAGAAGATATGCGGTAGGGATACTTTTAGGTAGGGTGagtattcggttaaccgaaaccgacactgaattttttttcggttaaccgaaaccgaaattagTGGAAACtagctaccgaaaaccgaaccgaatttatttgggtttataaccgaaaccgaaattattatttcggttattaccgaaaaccgaaattaATAACcgaaatttgaataatttttgaaCTAGTGACTAATGCATCAAATATTTTGCTGCAACTCAAATCAGGGAACACTTGGTGTTTAGACATTTCTCAAATACAGGTAAACACAACTTGATTCGTCTAATAAGAAAGCAAATATCTGTATAAACTGTGTTTTGTAACGTGAAGTGGTGAATACACTGACTGAGTGACTGAATCAGCGAGCAGCAGCAGAGCTCATACCACACATTTCTTTTGTTCACCTGTACAAATCCTAATCAAGAAGCGAATTTGATATGACAACGAAGCTATTTAAACTTAAACTGATACTTCGTAGTATAATacagatattattattaataaaatattatcaaatattaaaaatttggttaACCGTTCGATTTTTCGATTAACcgaaattaaaaattgaaaaatcgaatttcaaaattttcactaccgaaaaccgaactgaaatatatatttcggttaaccgaactgaaaaatttcggttattcggtacggttttcggttaaccgaactgAATGCTCACCCCAGGTGAGCTGAAGTGGCTTTTGACTGTTTAGCTAAAATAATGTTTGACTTTGTAAGTAaataattgatttatatttttataaatataaaagattatGTATCAGATAatcaattctaaattaaaatatgggATAATATTGTTtcgcaaaaatataaaatatagtcgAATATTATccaataataatttgaattactctcaaattttattcttaaataaTAGACGGCTGCATAAATTGATCGGGTCGAATCTAACCGGGTGGATCCGAAATCCTTCTTAAACCCTTTTTAAACCCCTGTTCATGAATTTGCAACAAGACAAGAGTAGCATGTGATACACACATTCATAGATAACTAGGTTGTTATAACAATGAGTTCGATCTCAAAGCATCTGAATCTCTCGGTTTTCACTCGAACCCGCTCTCTATTTCCCGGTACTTACTGTACATTTGTTAAGTTATTAAGATTTATTATATGTTTCTCTGAGGACTTTTAACAAATAGATGGCAGAGCACTCACATTTTCACATGATATGATGGGGTTTGATGATTTGTAGTGCCGGGCTGCGGAAGCAATGCACTGTATACAACTGCCTCTTCTGGTAGTGAATCTGATGCTGATAAAGTTGATGACTTTATTCCGCCGAAACAAGAGTTGCATTTACAGACTGTCGATCCCCGAAAAGGCTGGGATTTTCGCGGTGTGCATaaggtttatatatatgtcCTTAAATGTTATTACAATGTGAATGTTTGTATGTTTTTAAATTCATCTGTTATACTTTACCAACTAATGCTAACCGTATTTTACCAACTCATACTTTACTTAAGTGATGGCGTTTCGGGATGTGATCAGGACATGTTGGTCTCAAGTGTGAGTGTGTGACTAGCAGAGATATATGCTTTTTGATTGTAATATGATTAGTGTAGTTATTTCTTAAGCTCGGAGCTGTACCATGGAAACATGAAAGACAACGCTTTCAGATTTCACTCGGTTCTTGTGGAAGCCAATTTGTTAATTGTAATTCTCATTTCTTAAATGTCACTTGTGCAGGCAATTATATGTGGAAAAATTGGGAATGTTCCTGTTCAGAAGATTCTGAGAAATGGTCGAACTGTTACCATCTTTACAGTTGGGACAGGAGGTATGTTCGATCAAAGACTATTGGGAACTAGAGACTTGCCAAAGCCAGCTCAGTGGCATAGAATTGCTGTGCACAATGATGACCTCGGCGCTTATGCAATCCAAAAACTTGTCAAAAAGTATGTGACATTAGTTTATTGCTATTTAGGTTATTTTGTTTCCTTCTGCCTTGCTGATGTTGTAATGTTCCTTCAGCTCTTCAGTTTATGTGGAGGGTGATATCGAAACCAGAGTCTACAATGATAGTATCAATGGTACTGTTAAGAACATACCAGAGATCTGTGTACGTCGTGATGGTATGTaaacttaatttaattaatatttttttaaaaattgtaatcatatttgattttttatttgatttaatccTTGCTCCGATTCTTGGTATCAACCCTTTTATTGCTTAAACGTGTTTCTGATGTAAACTTTTGCTCAATTACAAAAGTGAAAAGACTCACTAAACAGCTATATTTTCTTATCATTCCTGGTGATGTGGTTCCTTTGTTTCAATTTGTAAGAAAGTTCTGCTGGGAAGTTATATATGGGTAGTCGTTTAGTGATTGATAATTTCTTGAAGACAtccataaatttttgaaattgcTTATCTTGCTTCTGCTTCTGCAAACGTTGAGGAAATGGAGGTGGAGGATATACATGCTTCTTTGGTGTTGATGCATCAGCCTTAGGATTTGAGAGTACACTAGGTTCTTCATTCAAAACTTTTTCAGGATCTCCACCATCATCAACTTTCTTTGTGTTTCCTTCAATTTCTTTCCCACTCCTCAAAGTAATTGGCTTGCAATGCTCTCTTTTGTCATTTTTGGGATTTGGCTCCGTGTTGCTAGGCAAAGAACCCGAAGGTCGGTTGTTGATAGCACTAGCCAATTGACCCACTTGCATCTCCAACGCTCTCATCGATGCACTTTGACTCTGAATTAAAGCATCAGTTTTCTGCATATATTGAAGTAAAAGATCTTCAGTGTTAGGCTTCTTTTCCATCTCTTGTGGCCTTGAATTCTGTTGAAAACCTGGTGGTACATTCTGCTTGAAAGGCATATTTGACCTAACATTGTTATTCCATGAAAAATTGGGATGATTTCTCCAACCTAG
This genomic window contains:
- the LOC108227544 gene encoding single-stranded DNA-binding protein, mitochondrial isoform X1, with the protein product MSSISKHLNLSVFTRTRSLFPVPGCGSNALYTTASSGSESDADKVDDFIPPKQELHLQTVDPRKGWDFRGVHKAIICGKIGNVPVQKILRNGRTVTIFTVGTGGMFDQRLLGTRDLPKPAQWHRIAVHNDDLGAYAIQKLVKNSSVYVEGDIETRVYNDSINGTVKNIPEICVRRDGRIRLIKSGESVSNISLDELREGLL
- the LOC108227544 gene encoding single-stranded DNA-binding protein, mitochondrial isoform X2, translated to MSSISKHLNLSVFTRTRSLFPVPGCGSNALYTTASSGSESDADKVDDFIPPKQELHLQTVDPRKGWDFRGVHKAIICGKIGNVPVQKILRNGRTVTIFTVGTGGMFDQRLLGTRDLPKPAQWHRIAVHNDDLGAYAIQKLVKNSSVYVEGDIETRVYNDSINGTVKNIPEICVRRDGEGLL